The Acanthochromis polyacanthus isolate Apoly-LR-REF ecotype Palm Island chromosome 17, KAUST_Apoly_ChrSc, whole genome shotgun sequence genome has a window encoding:
- the LOC127530584 gene encoding zinc finger MYM-type protein 1-like, whose product MRQPQTSHYWTTAKNIPQIHFFLKMRLSKAKVRALVQHGPCQPGLKDNFSDFVANSCNEKFKIHWYKNTSGKVSTDRHWLVYSRLSAKMFWFCCWLFAEKGDQTIWSDPNKGFDAYHKGMDRIKHHEELARHRKAEKTLFITKYRITQDKTVIAGLVQAERLTIEKNRRVLKRLVDLTLFLANQGLPFRGHREYAGLGAPTVNEGNFLELLKLLAKYDTIIDNHISELNRGYKYISPESQNEIITCLGNETLQMIVKEIKDAFFYSVIADSTIDISRVDQFSLSIRYVNESGKSVERFIKFDELSSGSAESFHDSLIKALQELRLNASNMRGQAYDGAKTMSGHISGLQKRVKDSCSSQALYVHCCAHNLNLILLDSATSCTTGKLFFGTLEQLYCFLTLSLPRYRILTKQQDKMIQDTALTLKRFSDTRWASRKHATDAVMQNMPAIIAALEIIIDDARSEPRAVADAKGLLATLNIFEFMFMLNFWNTLLGKTYSLSNYLQKESIDLNAAIDQIDSCANALRGLRSEEGFNNIEAFAKEQAKECDTSTEFRRLEFKQENVLQMNSPQMSLYLTGGHVLKWRHFITF is encoded by the coding sequence ATGAGGCAGCCACAGACGAGCCACTACTGGACTACAGCCAAGAATATCCCTCAGatccatttctttttaaagatgaGACTGAGCAAGGCAAAAGTCAGAGCCCTTGTTCAACATGGTCCATGCCAACCTGGGTTAAAAGATAACTTTTCAGATTTTGTGGCTAATTCATGCAACGAAAAGTTCAAAATACACTggtacaaaaacacaagtggcAAGGTCAGTACAGATAGACACTGGCTGGTGTATTCTCGTCTTTCAGCCAagatgttttggttttgttgttggcTTTTTGCAGAGAAGGGTGACCAAACCATTTGGTCTGACCCCAACAAAGGCTTTGATGCATACCACAAAGGAATGGATAGGATAAAGCACCATGAAGAGTTAGCAAGGCACCGCAAGGCAGAGAAGACCTTATTCATTACTAAATATCGCATTACTCAGGATAAAACTGTCATTGCAGGACTTGTGCAGGCAGAACGACTGACCATTGAGAAAAACAGGAGAGTACTAAAAAGGCTAGTGGACCTTACTCTGTTTTTAGCTAATCAAGGCCTTCCCTTTAGGGGACATAGAGAATATGCTGGCCTAGGAGCTCCAACTGTTAATGAGGGAAACTTTCTCGAACTGTTAAAACTATTGGCAAAATATGACACTATTATCGATAACCACATCAGTGAACTCAACAGGGGCTATAAATACATAAGTCCAGAATCTCAAAATGAGATTATCACATGCCTTGGCAATGAAACGCTGCAAATGATCGTAAAAGAAATTAAGGATGCTTTTTTCTACTCTGTCATTGCTGATTCAACAATTGATATTTCTAGAGTGGATCAGTTTTCATTGTCCATACGCTATGTGAATGAGAGTGGTAAAAGTGTTGAGAGGTTCATTAAGTTTGATGAGCTGTCCAGTGGAAGTGCCGAATCATTTCATGATTCACTGATTAAAGCGCTCCAAGAACTCAGACTTAACGCTTCCAATATGCGAGGACAAGCTTATGATGGTGCCAAAACTATGTCTGGTCACATATCAGGCCTTCAAAAGAGAGTGAAAGACTCATGTAGCTCTCAGGCTCTGTATGTGCACTGTTGTGCCCATAATCTAAACCTCATTCTGCTTGATTCTGCAACATCATGCACTACTGGAAAACTGTTCTTTGGTACCCTTGAACAGTTGTATTGCTTTTTAACATTGAGTTTACCTCGTTACAGAATACTGACAAAACAACAGGACAAAATGATTCAGGATACAGCTCTAACATTGAAACGTTTCAGTGATACAAGGTGGGCATCGCGAAAGCACGCCACTGATGCCGTGATGCAGAATATGCCGGCAATCATAGCTGCACTTGAAATAATTATTGATGATGCACGCTCAGAGCCAAGAGCTGTAGCAGATGCAAAAGGACTGCTAGCCACACTTAACATATTTGAGTTCATGTTCATGCTCAATTTCTGGAACACTTTGTTAGGAAAAACATATTCTCTGTCAAACTACCTTCAGAAAGAATCGATTGATTTAAATGCTGCAATTGATCAAATTGACAGCTGTGCCAATGCTTTGAGAGGTTTAAGATCTGAAGAGGGCTTTAATAATATTGAGGCATTTGCAAAGGAACAAGCAAAAGAATGTGACACATCCACTGAGTTCAGGAGGTTAGAGTTCAAACAAGAAAACGTTTTGCAGATGAACTCCCCACAGATGAGCCTGTATCTGACAGGAGGACACGTTTTAAAGTGGagacattttattacattttag